A genomic segment from Triticum dicoccoides isolate Atlit2015 ecotype Zavitan chromosome 1A, WEW_v2.0, whole genome shotgun sequence encodes:
- the LOC119311700 gene encoding V-type proton ATPase subunit E-like, which translates to MNDVDVGKQIQQMVRFIQQEAQEKASEISVAAEEDFNIEKLQLVESEKRKIRQEYERKQKQVDIRRKIEYSMELNAARIKVLQAQEDVVGEMKENASKTLVRVTKDTNVYRKILKGLIVQSLLRLRESSVVLRCREADRVHVEPVLEAAKKEYAEKLKVNLPKIIIDGKVHLPPQRANDAAHGPACSGGVVLASQDGKIVCDNTLDTRVDVCFRQKLPEIRKKLYGQQVSQ; encoded by the exons ATGAACGATGTGGACGTCGGGAAGCAGATCCAGCAGATGGTCCGGTTCATCCAGCAGGAGGCCCAGGAGAAAGCCAGCGAGATCTCCGTCGCCGCAGAGGAG GATTTCAACATAGAGAAGCTGCAGCTGGTGGAGTCGGAGAAGAGGAAGATCAGGCAGGAGTACGAGCGCAAGCAGAAGCAGGTGGACATCCGCAGGAAGAT CGAGTACTCGATGGAGCTGAACGCGGCGCGCATCAAGGTGCTGCAGGCGCAGGAGGACGTCGTGGGCGAGATGAAGGAGAACGCGTCCAAGACGCTCGTCCGCGTCACCAAGGACACCAACGTCTACCGGAAGATCCTCAAGGGCCTCATCGTGCAG AGCCTGCTCCGGCTGCGGGAGTCGTCAGTGGTGCTGCGGTGCAGGGAGGCGGACCGCGTCCACGTGGAGCCGGTGCTGGAGGCGGCCAAGAAGGAGTACGCCGAGAAGCTCAAGGTGAACCTCCCCAAGATCATCATCGACGGCAAGGTCCACCTCCCGCCGCAGAGGGCCAACGACGCCGCCCACGGACCCGCCTG CTCTGGGGGCGTGGTGCTGGCGTCGCAGGACGGCAAGATCGTCTGCGACAACACGCTGGACACCAGGGTGGATGTTTGCTTCAGGCAAAAGCTTCCTGAG ATCAGGAAGAAACTCTACGGTCAGCAAGTGTCACAATAA